The following are encoded in a window of Streptomyces sp. Go-475 genomic DNA:
- a CDS encoding alpha-1,4-glucan--maltose-1-phosphate maltosyltransferase → MRRTRAIGRIPVRDVRPAVESGNRPAKAVVGETFEVTATVFREGHDAVAANVVLKDPEGRPGPWTPMRELAPGSDRWGAEVTADAVGRWTYRVEAWSDPVATWRHTAGIKVPAGIDPGLVLEEGADLYERAAAGVPKEAGRAVLLAAAEALRDDTLSPAARLAAALTPEVDAVLARHPLRDLVTTSEPLPLLVERERALYGSWYEFFPRSEGTPERPHGTFRTAARRLPEIAAMGFDVVYLPPIHPIGTTFRKGRNNTLSPGPDDVGVPWAIGSPEGGHDAVHPDLGTLEDFTWFVDQARELGLEIALDFALQCSPDHPWVQKHPEWFHHRPDGTIAYAENPPKKYQDIYPIAFDADMDGLVAETLRVLRHWMDCGVRIFRVDNPHTKPVVFWERVIADINRTDPDVIFLAEAFTRPAMMHTLAQIGFQQSYTYFTWRNTKEELTEYLTELSGEAASYMRPNFFPNTPDILHAYLQRGGRPAFEVRAVLAATLSPTWGIYSGYELCENTPLREGSEEYLDSEKYQLRPRDWEAAAREGRTIAPLLTRLNTIRREHPALRRLRNLRFHHTDNDALIAYSKRTGSDVVLVVANLDPHHAQEATVSLDMPQLGLDWHASVPVRDELTGETYHWGRSNYVRLEPGRAPAHVFHVQSPPAAQGNGGAGTS, encoded by the coding sequence ATGAGGAGGACCCGGGCCATCGGCCGTATCCCGGTACGGGACGTCCGTCCGGCCGTGGAGAGCGGCAACCGGCCGGCCAAGGCGGTCGTGGGCGAGACGTTCGAGGTCACCGCCACCGTGTTCCGGGAGGGGCACGACGCGGTCGCCGCCAACGTCGTGCTGAAGGATCCCGAGGGCCGTCCCGGCCCGTGGACGCCGATGCGGGAGCTGGCCCCGGGCAGCGACCGGTGGGGCGCCGAGGTCACCGCGGACGCCGTCGGCCGCTGGACGTACCGGGTGGAGGCCTGGAGCGATCCGGTGGCCACCTGGCGTCACACGGCGGGCATAAAGGTCCCGGCCGGCATCGACCCGGGCCTGGTCCTGGAGGAGGGCGCCGACCTGTACGAGCGGGCGGCGGCCGGCGTACCGAAGGAGGCCGGCCGCGCTGTGCTGCTCGCGGCGGCGGAGGCCCTGCGCGACGACACGCTGTCCCCGGCCGCGCGGCTGGCGGCGGCGTTGACGCCGGAGGTGGACGCGGTCCTGGCCCGGCATCCCCTGCGGGACCTGGTCACGACCTCGGAGCCGCTGCCGCTGCTGGTGGAGCGCGAGCGGGCGCTGTACGGCTCCTGGTACGAGTTCTTCCCCCGCTCCGAGGGCACCCCCGAGCGGCCCCACGGCACGTTCCGCACCGCCGCCCGGCGGCTGCCGGAGATCGCCGCGATGGGCTTCGACGTGGTCTACCTGCCCCCGATCCACCCCATCGGCACCACCTTCCGCAAGGGCAGGAACAACACCCTCTCCCCCGGCCCCGACGACGTCGGCGTGCCCTGGGCGATCGGCTCGCCCGAGGGCGGCCACGACGCCGTCCACCCCGACCTGGGCACCCTGGAGGACTTCACCTGGTTCGTGGACCAGGCCCGCGAGCTGGGCCTGGAGATCGCCCTGGACTTCGCCCTGCAGTGCTCCCCGGACCACCCCTGGGTGCAGAAACACCCCGAGTGGTTCCACCACCGCCCCGACGGCACCATCGCCTACGCCGAGAACCCGCCGAAGAAGTACCAGGACATCTACCCCATCGCCTTCGACGCGGACATGGACGGCCTGGTCGCCGAAACGCTGCGGGTGCTGCGGCACTGGATGGACTGCGGGGTGCGCATCTTCCGGGTGGACAACCCGCACACCAAGCCGGTCGTGTTCTGGGAGCGGGTGATCGCGGACATCAACCGCACGGACCCCGATGTGATCTTCCTGGCCGAGGCGTTCACCCGCCCGGCGATGATGCACACCCTGGCCCAGATCGGCTTCCAGCAGTCCTACACGTACTTCACCTGGCGCAACACCAAGGAAGAGCTCACCGAGTACCTGACGGAGCTGTCGGGCGAGGCCGCGAGCTACATGCGGCCGAACTTCTTCCCCAACACCCCCGACATCCTGCACGCCTACCTCCAGCGCGGCGGCCGGCCCGCCTTCGAGGTGCGTGCCGTCCTCGCCGCGACGCTGTCGCCGACCTGGGGCATCTACTCCGGCTACGAACTGTGCGAGAACACCCCGCTCAGGGAGGGCAGCGAGGAGTACCTCGACTCGGAGAAGTACCAGCTCAGGCCCCGCGACTGGGAAGCGGCCGCACGCGAGGGCCGCACCATCGCCCCGCTGCTGACCCGGCTCAACACCATCCGGCGGGAACACCCCGCGCTGCGCCGGCTCCGGAACCTCCGCTTCCACCACACCGACAACGACGCCCTCATCGCGTACAGCAAGCGCACCGGGTCCGACGTGGTCCTGGTGGTCGCCAACCTCGACCCGCACCACGCCCAGGAGGCCACGGTCTCGCTCGACATGCCGCAACTCGGCCTGGACTGGCACGCGTCGGTGCCGGTGCGCGACGAGCTCACCGGCGAGACCTACCACTGGGGCCGCAGCAACTACGTGCGCCTGGAGCCGGGGCGGGCTCCGGCGCACGTGTTCCACGTCCAGTCGCCGCCCGCCGCGCAAGGGAACGGAGGGGCAGGAACGTCATGA